Proteins encoded within one genomic window of Leptospira stimsonii:
- the lsa20 gene encoding LIC11469 family lipoprotein adhesin Lsa20 — translation MKSFRIVSAFVVFFFLVFDCKKESSGSDSQKLEPLESDPNRQMQVSILWEKKRFPFEMELFEGASQRPVDLWSTGTVKELSDAPVSVPIPGNDLYLKPGSKKKFVLVVRNKSDRDFYFFAAPHSMEPPESSLGFKFKCLCINHAFYIPPGEIWYRVVELRTGGEALGKELKISHTLVGMDEERIRIYQKRIGSGTSSSSDD, via the coding sequence GTGAAGTCGTTTCGAATTGTAAGCGCTTTTGTCGTTTTCTTTTTTCTGGTCTTTGATTGTAAAAAAGAATCTTCCGGTTCCGATTCGCAAAAATTGGAACCGTTGGAAAGTGATCCCAATCGACAAATGCAGGTTTCGATTCTTTGGGAGAAAAAAAGATTCCCGTTCGAGATGGAACTTTTCGAAGGAGCTTCCCAAAGACCGGTCGATCTCTGGTCGACTGGAACGGTGAAAGAACTTTCGGATGCGCCAGTTTCCGTCCCGATCCCCGGAAACGATCTGTATCTCAAACCCGGTTCCAAAAAAAAATTCGTCTTGGTCGTGCGGAACAAGAGTGATCGTGATTTTTACTTTTTCGCGGCCCCACATTCGATGGAACCTCCGGAAAGTTCCCTCGGCTTCAAGTTCAAATGTCTTTGTATCAACCACGCGTTTTATATTCCTCCGGGAGAAATCTGGTATCGAGTCGTGGAATTAAGAACCGGAGGGGAAGCCTTGGGAAAAGAATTAAAAATTTCTCATACACTTGTCGGGATGGACGAGGAAAGAATTCGGATCTATCAAAAAAGAATCGGTTCGGGTACTTCTTCTTCGAGCGACGATTGA
- a CDS encoding MORN repeat-containing protein gives MILFKTFETRFVSLENCKSIVLAATFAVSILFVHCTSGDKKISPNESASAAGRSAYQEDEPQNNEDQETSAGAANRSANADPNAKQTQGCIEGNCTSGIGTYVYDNGDEYRGSFQNDLRNGSGKIKYANGDKFDGTFKDDLKEGKGTYIFKNGALLEGTFQAGAMLGPGKVRFPDTSVYEGDFQDERNSAEGTMSSSFDGSKQNCRVQNKIVLCGGGRGAESPYGKN, from the coding sequence ATGATTCTCTTTAAAACTTTTGAGACACGTTTTGTCTCATTAGAAAATTGTAAATCGATCGTTCTTGCGGCAACATTTGCGGTATCGATTCTTTTCGTTCATTGTACCTCTGGTGACAAAAAGATATCGCCTAACGAATCTGCAAGCGCGGCGGGAAGATCCGCTTATCAAGAGGACGAACCTCAAAACAACGAGGATCAAGAAACATCCGCCGGGGCGGCCAACCGTTCCGCAAACGCGGATCCGAACGCGAAACAAACCCAGGGTTGTATCGAAGGAAACTGCACTTCCGGAATCGGAACTTATGTCTATGATAACGGCGACGAATATAGGGGTTCTTTTCAGAACGACCTTCGGAACGGATCCGGCAAAATCAAATATGCAAACGGCGACAAGTTCGACGGAACGTTCAAGGATGATTTGAAAGAAGGAAAAGGAACCTATATCTTTAAGAACGGAGCCCTTTTGGAAGGAACCTTTCAAGCGGGAGCGATGTTGGGACCGGGAAAGGTTCGTTTCCCAGATACGAGCGTCTATGAGGGAGACTTTCAAGACGAAAGAAATTCTGCGGAAGGAACGATGAGTTCTTCCTTTGACGGATCCAAACAAAACTGTAGAGTTCAAAATAAGATCGTTCTTTGCGGAGGCGGGCGCGGCGCGGAATCCCCTTACGGAAAAAACTAA
- a CDS encoding glycosyl hydrolase family 67 codes for MNLDLALIDSSAPFFVKAPGKSLNWSKAPIGLLEKNQEFRKKTHKKIRENFDSYVKKVSTLGYNAISIDELSFLTDFPFYPENLRSKIQSYQKSYRKLFKTAKKNGMKVFLTSDFLFSNASIEQETGGSFGKVVSLFYSALEKLFSEFENIDGIILRIGESDGVDVKGDFRSRLFLKTPEDANRLLKEILPLFKKHSKTLIFRTWTIGAYPIGDLIWNKITYEKVFLDIPTDNLIISMKYGEGDFFRYLNLNSLFFQDDRPKLVEFQARREYEGFGEFPSFVGWQYAAYREELKNAKNLAGFSVWCQTGGWSSFKNITFLKNTSYWNELNTFVCIGLFRKNWSVKKSLRKFYGKKNLTELIRFLRLSEYVILNLLYDPEFAKHQLYIHRVRIPPLLHITWDRVTISDHFRILYYSFCENRERSVEVGYKAIESLNEMGRIAKRISLPYDFRFQYDTFQLFAFCRELLYLPDPERQHYLLEETIHLANIYAENYPDAYKFRILSRKRIPGFMSKLLLKLFIRRNKDMRILDRILFSPLMRHFYLFLYQRIRSKLPSFINQQAMPVSELLK; via the coding sequence ATGAATTTGGATCTGGCTTTGATCGATTCCAGCGCGCCTTTTTTCGTAAAGGCTCCCGGTAAATCGTTGAACTGGTCCAAGGCTCCCATCGGTCTTTTGGAAAAAAACCAAGAGTTCAGAAAAAAAACTCATAAGAAGATACGAGAGAATTTCGATTCGTACGTAAAAAAAGTAAGTACGCTGGGATACAATGCGATCTCGATCGATGAACTTTCTTTTCTTACCGACTTCCCTTTTTATCCCGAGAACCTTCGTTCCAAAATTCAATCCTATCAAAAATCCTATCGTAAACTTTTTAAGACCGCGAAGAAGAACGGAATGAAAGTTTTTCTCACGAGCGACTTTCTCTTTTCGAACGCGAGCATCGAACAAGAAACAGGCGGAAGTTTTGGCAAGGTCGTCTCCCTTTTTTATTCCGCGTTGGAAAAACTCTTTTCCGAATTCGAAAACATAGACGGAATCATATTAAGAATCGGCGAATCAGACGGAGTCGACGTAAAGGGAGATTTCAGAAGTCGTCTTTTTTTAAAAACTCCGGAGGACGCGAATCGTCTTCTAAAGGAAATCCTTCCCTTATTCAAAAAACATTCCAAAACATTAATATTTAGGACCTGGACGATTGGCGCTTATCCGATCGGAGACCTCATTTGGAATAAAATAACGTATGAGAAAGTCTTTTTAGACATTCCGACGGACAATCTGATCATTTCGATGAAATACGGAGAAGGCGATTTTTTCCGCTATCTAAATCTCAATTCCCTTTTCTTTCAAGACGACAGACCGAAGCTCGTGGAATTCCAAGCGAGAAGAGAATACGAAGGTTTTGGAGAATTTCCGTCTTTCGTAGGTTGGCAATACGCGGCCTACAGAGAGGAGCTAAAAAACGCGAAAAATTTGGCGGGGTTCAGCGTTTGGTGTCAAACAGGAGGTTGGTCCTCCTTTAAAAACATTACGTTTTTAAAGAATACTTCCTATTGGAACGAGCTCAACACCTTCGTTTGTATCGGTCTTTTCCGAAAGAATTGGAGCGTAAAAAAGAGTCTTCGTAAATTTTACGGCAAAAAAAATCTCACGGAGCTGATACGATTTTTACGCCTTTCGGAATACGTGATCTTAAACCTTCTCTACGATCCGGAATTTGCGAAACATCAACTCTATATACACAGAGTCAGGATTCCACCGCTACTTCATATCACCTGGGATCGTGTCACGATCAGCGATCATTTTAGAATTCTCTACTATTCTTTTTGTGAAAACAGGGAAAGATCCGTGGAAGTCGGATACAAGGCTATCGAAAGTCTCAACGAAATGGGAAGAATCGCAAAAAGAATTTCTTTACCTTACGACTTTCGTTTTCAATACGATACGTTTCAGCTCTTTGCCTTCTGTAGAGAACTTCTTTATCTTCCGGATCCCGAAAGACAACACTACCTCCTAGAAGAGACGATTCACCTCGCGAATATCTACGCTGAAAATTATCCCGACGCTTATAAATTTAGAATTCTTTCTCGCAAAAGAATTCCGGGATTTATGTCTAAACTTTTACTGAAATTATTCATTCGAAGAAATAAAGACATGAGAATTCTAGATCGAATTCTTTTTTCTCCTCTTATGAGACATTTCTATTTATTCTTATATCAAAGGATACGTTCGAAGCTTCCTTCGTTTATCAATCAACAGGCGATGCCCGTCTCCGAACTCTTAAAATAG